The window GAAAAGGATGTACTGCTACCTATAGTGTTTTATCTTGAGCAGGTAAGAGAAGACAGGGGTGAGCTGATAAGAAGGCTTTTAGAGGTTGAGAAGAACTTAAAGAAGCTGAGCAAAAAGAATGTAGATAGATTTTTGGAATGGTCGTATCGCATTATAAGGCCAAGGCTTTCTGAAGATCAAAAGCCAGAGTACGATAGAGTTGCAAGAAGGTTGAAAGAAGGAGGAGTGAATGCCATGGGTGAGTTTATATCAAATGTTGCAAGACTTCTAGATGAGGCAAAGACAAAAGATTTCATGGCAGGTAAACTTGAAGGCAAACTCGAAGGTAAACTAGAAGCCTCAATAGTGTTTGCAAAAAGATTAATAAAAAAGGGGTTTAGTGATGAAGAGATTGCAGAACTTACAAAGCTTCAGATTGAAAAAGTCAAAGAATTGAGAAAATCCATAGTAAATTGAGAATATTTGAACATAAAATAGTAAGTAAGGGTATCCAAAAAGATGATGGATACCCCCTTGAGGTTTCCCATTTATTTTGATTCACTATGTCATAAAATCCACAGGATTTTTTTCAATGCCAATTATTTGCCTTTCTGAGTACCAGGTATTTTGAAATTTGTAGATAATAACCGAATCTTCAGACAAATCCAGTATTCTTTCAAGTTCGAGAATTAGTCTTCTCAATGTCCCCTCTGATATATTTCCTTCAAATACCGAATTTTGTACCCATGTAAGATATTGTCTGCATTTTTTCAAAGCTTTTGCCACCCGTTTTTCATTGACATCATAAACAAGAATCACAAACATAGCTCCTACCACCTTGCAACAAAAGGTTTGTATTCTATATTTTCTAAAAACAACTTCTGAAGCTTATATGCTTCCATCCGAATAAGCCTTTTGTAGCTCACCTGAGTGTTCAATTTTGGATGCATAATGGTTGAGTAAAGCTTTTGGTTGTACTCAGAGATAAACAATTTTTTGCCCTGGTCATTTAGAATAATTCCATTTAGTTCCTTTTCAAAATGTTTTTCGCTCAGCACTTTCTTGTTAACAAGAGAAAAAATTACTCTGTCAACAATTATGGGCTTGAAGATTTCAGAAATATCCAAATTCAAAGAAAACTTACGCTGGTTTGTAGAATGTAGATACCCAATGCGTGGGTCAAGCTGTGTCTGGTAAATCTCTCCAAGAGTTGTAGCATACAAAAGAGAATTTCCAAAGCTAATCAGAGCATTTATCCTGTCAAGAGGTGGATTTTTGCTCCTGCGGACAAATGTAAAATTTTCATCATCCAGTATCTTGTTAAAACACTTATAGTAGATTTCTCTTATATTCCCTTCCAAAGCCATAAGCGTATTTACATCACTGCAGGCGCTTATGTTATGGCGCATTCTTTCGATAGTTTCTATCTCATCTTTTAACATATTTCCACGGGAATTGTAGTACCTCAGAACCACAAGCATGTTCAAAACAGCACCTTCAACAATTGACCTTGCAATGGTTATTCTTTTATTATAGTCGTTGTAAAATTCTACCTGCTTGAGTATCACAATGCCTGAGTTGTAATGTTCGCGCGGGTAGTATGTACCAACGTAGTACTCATACCTGTTGAAAAAGTGTACACATATATTCTTTTCTGTCATGAACTCCAAAAATCTTTTGTTTATGTCAACCTCTCCAAATATAAAAACTGATTCTATCTCTTCAACAGGAAAATATTTTTTGCCCTCATCTGTTTCAAACATGATGGTGTTATCTTTCCTTCTTAAAAATCCTGAATTGAACACATAAAGGTCTTTTTTCACTTCAAATCACCCCGAAAAGTTTTTTGAAGACATTTGACTTGTTTTTCAAGCAAAACAATATTCCCTGTAAGCACACTTTGGACAATATCGGCATGTGGCTGCAGGAGGCGGGCTTTCTTTTTCAATTATCGTTTCAATCTCAGCTATCATCTTTTCCAATTTTTCTTCTTCCTCAGCTGTCAGAACAACCTCTTCCTTTTTTCTTTCCTCTGGATAAAAAAGC is drawn from Caldicellulosiruptor diazotrophicus and contains these coding sequences:
- a CDS encoding Rpn family recombination-promoting nuclease/putative transposase; translation: MIVTSWNLKYILIENQSTVKKEMQQKILKYMISLWAEEIRKGVQILPAIIPIVVYNGIGERWSISTDLMEAFDIFKDDVFRYRVVDIIELNVEELLEREKDVLLPIVFYLEQVREDRGELIRRLLEVEKNLKKLSKKNVDRFLEWSYRIIRPRLSEDQKPEYDRVARRLKEGGVNAMGEFISNVARLLDEAKTKDFMAGKLEGKLEGKLEASIVFAKRLIKKGFSDEEIAELTKLQIEKVKELRKSIVN
- the cas2 gene encoding CRISPR-associated endonuclease Cas2, encoding MFVILVYDVNEKRVAKALKKCRQYLTWVQNSVFEGNISEGTLRRLILELERILDLSEDSVIIYKFQNTWYSERQIIGIEKNPVDFMT
- the cas1b gene encoding type I-B CRISPR-associated endonuclease Cas1b → MKKDLYVFNSGFLRRKDNTIMFETDEGKKYFPVEEIESVFIFGEVDINKRFLEFMTEKNICVHFFNRYEYYVGTYYPREHYNSGIVILKQVEFYNDYNKRITIARSIVEGAVLNMLVVLRYYNSRGNMLKDEIETIERMRHNISACSDVNTLMALEGNIREIYYKCFNKILDDENFTFVRRSKNPPLDRINALISFGNSLLYATTLGEIYQTQLDPRIGYLHSTNQRKFSLNLDISEIFKPIIVDRVIFSLVNKKVLSEKHFEKELNGIILNDQGKKLFISEYNQKLYSTIMHPKLNTQVSYKRLIRMEAYKLQKLFLENIEYKPFVARW